A genomic segment from Microbulbifer elongatus encodes:
- a CDS encoding TonB-dependent receptor, with amino-acid sequence MTYKKQILAVAIAMAASTSLMAQEANQQAEEKKAEESSDFSIEEVYVEGVKSAELNARQAERDKNVFSSVITQDDSGNFADQNVAESLQRLPGITLQSSEGEGKFINLRGLGPGFVSVQMNGSEMANSGGGAADSESRGFSLDALPADVLQSIEVLKSLTPDMDLNSIGGSVNVTTISALDRGEDTIKLRAQGAFQEQSGESSPKLTLQGTNIFADETIGFSYSLSYENRVTEGYESRAHDASLPRYITLDGADSPMLIPFELQNRQENAERERIAGIFDLEYRPNDNSNYYARFSNTVFTDEDTALREYYRWGQASDSEVVYLDPANNVFGTGGMDLQQQFFIQESESDTKVFSLGGENLFGNNWTLDYELSHSNATQDSPDGRRVQFRARKLSALGATGEDYLNGQIVHPDQLSDLIGGGDVPDVGGFGPSGYQYGETVQPYMLYDNLFMEESFREDTIDQAMANLRKDFDLGPVNYIKTGFRIKNRERNRDKNRVSIVPNDKRVAGCAGNEVCLENAGARLGDFETFMPDNPLFDHAFITAAEAERLIAATRQIGDSYDPQQRELESTRNDYEITEDTAAAYIMSEFQVTETGALIAGVRYEKTDFNSTGYLSIRNDREESADQLESFDIAVPLDDTANAYDGFFPSLYYRDELREDLLLRASIWTSFTRPSFDEARAYAQVRDRVIFCNYDAAANLGDDNCSDRPADLQGEIADADFTDAYKSQNMTMSADNVLEIGNPKLDAMTATNFDVSLGWYASENLFIQGAAFYKQIDDFIVEVAGANLNLSDLPYTLPVDHVTMFNIPSDLQLTNAQTYLNGDRAEVYGLEVTYNQYFVEGLLANFFIQSNFTLLHSEADVGDSVRAESIRMPEQADVTVNTTLGWENNDFSVRFITNYRSEILKRIGSCTADDIAADAALGYSQNCAAWSDVYQDAGVTYDIKATYNVNDNMKLYLDAVNITDESNIQYFEGNEFSNGHMMFLSETYGPTYQLGVNVQF; translated from the coding sequence ATGACTTATAAAAAACAGATTCTCGCCGTGGCCATCGCCATGGCAGCTTCCACCAGCCTGATGGCTCAAGAAGCAAATCAGCAAGCGGAAGAAAAGAAAGCGGAAGAGTCCTCGGATTTTTCTATTGAAGAAGTCTATGTAGAAGGCGTTAAAAGCGCGGAACTCAATGCCCGTCAGGCAGAGCGCGACAAGAACGTATTCAGTTCCGTAATTACCCAGGATGATTCCGGTAACTTCGCCGACCAGAACGTGGCGGAATCCCTGCAGCGCCTGCCGGGTATTACCCTGCAGAGCTCCGAGGGTGAAGGTAAATTCATCAACCTGCGTGGTCTCGGCCCGGGCTTCGTATCCGTACAGATGAACGGCTCCGAAATGGCGAACAGTGGTGGCGGTGCAGCGGATAGCGAGAGCCGTGGCTTCTCTCTGGACGCACTGCCCGCGGACGTTCTGCAGTCGATTGAAGTTCTGAAATCCCTGACCCCGGATATGGATCTGAACTCCATTGGCGGTAGCGTAAACGTCACCACCATTTCTGCGTTGGATCGCGGTGAAGACACCATCAAGCTACGCGCACAGGGCGCGTTTCAGGAGCAGAGCGGCGAGTCCTCGCCCAAGCTTACGTTACAGGGCACCAATATCTTCGCCGATGAAACCATTGGTTTCAGTTACTCCCTGTCTTACGAGAACCGTGTGACGGAAGGTTACGAGTCCCGCGCGCACGATGCCAGTCTGCCGCGTTACATCACTTTGGATGGCGCTGACAGCCCGATGCTGATTCCGTTTGAACTGCAGAATCGTCAGGAAAATGCCGAGCGTGAGCGTATCGCAGGTATTTTCGATCTGGAGTACCGTCCAAACGACAACAGCAACTACTACGCGCGCTTCAGTAATACAGTCTTCACTGACGAGGATACCGCGCTGCGCGAATACTACCGTTGGGGGCAGGCCAGCGATAGTGAGGTGGTCTATCTGGATCCGGCCAACAATGTGTTTGGCACCGGCGGTATGGATCTGCAGCAGCAGTTCTTTATCCAGGAATCGGAGAGCGACACCAAGGTGTTCTCCCTGGGTGGTGAAAATCTGTTTGGTAACAACTGGACGCTGGATTATGAACTGTCCCACTCCAACGCCACCCAGGATTCCCCGGACGGCCGCCGGGTACAGTTCCGCGCGCGCAAGCTGAGTGCGCTTGGTGCCACCGGCGAGGACTACCTGAACGGCCAGATCGTACACCCGGATCAGCTGAGTGATCTAATCGGTGGTGGTGATGTGCCGGACGTTGGTGGTTTCGGTCCGTCTGGCTACCAGTATGGTGAAACCGTGCAGCCCTACATGCTGTACGACAACCTCTTTATGGAAGAAAGCTTCCGTGAAGATACCATCGACCAGGCCATGGCCAACCTGCGCAAAGATTTTGACCTGGGGCCGGTGAATTACATCAAGACCGGGTTCCGCATCAAAAACCGCGAGCGCAATCGCGACAAGAACCGCGTGAGTATTGTTCCCAACGACAAGCGCGTGGCTGGTTGTGCCGGTAATGAGGTCTGCCTCGAAAATGCGGGTGCGCGCCTCGGCGACTTCGAAACCTTCATGCCGGACAACCCTCTGTTCGACCACGCGTTTATTACCGCAGCGGAGGCCGAGCGCCTGATTGCCGCCACGCGGCAGATCGGTGACAGCTATGACCCACAACAGCGCGAGCTGGAAAGTACCCGCAATGACTACGAGATCACCGAAGATACTGCAGCGGCCTACATCATGAGTGAGTTCCAGGTAACGGAAACCGGGGCGCTGATTGCCGGTGTACGTTATGAGAAAACCGATTTCAATTCCACCGGTTACCTCTCTATCCGCAACGACCGCGAAGAGAGTGCCGATCAGCTGGAATCTTTCGATATCGCGGTACCGCTGGACGATACCGCCAACGCCTACGACGGCTTCTTCCCCAGCCTGTATTACCGCGACGAACTGCGTGAAGACCTGTTACTGCGTGCATCCATCTGGACCTCGTTCACCCGTCCGTCCTTCGACGAAGCGCGCGCTTACGCGCAGGTTCGCGATCGGGTGATTTTCTGTAACTACGATGCGGCAGCCAACCTGGGTGACGACAACTGTTCTGACCGCCCGGCGGATCTGCAGGGTGAAATCGCCGATGCCGACTTCACCGATGCGTACAAATCCCAGAACATGACAATGTCCGCGGATAACGTGCTGGAGATCGGCAACCCGAAGCTGGATGCGATGACCGCGACTAACTTCGACGTGTCATTGGGCTGGTACGCCAGTGAAAACCTGTTTATTCAGGGCGCAGCGTTCTACAAGCAGATTGATGATTTCATCGTTGAAGTTGCCGGTGCCAACCTGAATCTGTCAGACCTGCCGTATACCCTGCCGGTGGATCACGTCACTATGTTCAACATCCCATCCGACCTGCAGCTGACCAACGCCCAGACTTACCTGAATGGTGACAGAGCAGAGGTTTACGGCCTGGAAGTGACCTACAACCAGTACTTTGTTGAAGGTCTGCTGGCAAACTTCTTCATCCAGTCCAACTTCACTCTGCTGCACTCCGAGGCAGACGTGGGTGACTCCGTGCGCGCAGAAAGCATCCGCATGCCGGAGCAGGCGGACGTTACCGTCAACACCACGCTGGGTTGGGAGAACAATGACTTCTCCGTGCGTTTCATCACCAACTACCGCAGTGAGATCCTCAAGCGCATCGGTTCCTGTACCGCTGACGATATTGCTGCGGACGCGGCTCTGGGCTATTCCCAGAACTGCGCCGCCTGGTCTGATGTGTATCAGGATGCCGGGGTGACTTACGACATCAAGGCCACCTACAACGTCAACGACAACATGAAGTTGTACCTCGATGCGGTGAATATCACCGACGAGAGCAACATCCAGTACTTTGAAGGCAACGAGTTCTCGAACGGACACATGATGTTCCTGAGCGAGACTTACGGCCCCACCTACCAGCTGGGTGTAAACGTGCAGTTCTAA